From the genome of Oryza glaberrima chromosome 1, OglaRS2, whole genome shotgun sequence:
gcctatTGTCTCGCAGCGGACATGACAATGACGCGGTGCCGGGCTAAGCAATTTCGTCCGCAGCAATGCGGTGTCGAGCGCAGATTGAGCGCCAACGCGCGGCCGCTCGCGCCCGGGGATTAGTAAAAAAACGGGGTCACCTGGGAGGCTGCGACTTGGCTTTCCTATACTTTTCAACGGATTCCCGGTGGTTTTGCCGCTCTCCAGCCGCGGGACGCCGTCGGGATGACGCTCGGGTCTCGTATGTTACGGCTAGTTGGCTACTTCTACTTTCGATTGAAAGGGGGTATAGGAGGGGACAATTTTCACAACAGGGCATCGATATGGTTCATTGTCTCTGGCCAAGAGGGCTGAGAAAACTATCTTGCTTGAAGGGGCTTTAATCTTGTAGACTTGTAGTGTACCCCAAGTCCTTAGCTACTTGACCATATACAAATAATACAAGCCAAAAAGGTCGCTTCGTAGCTGCAAATTCTCTCGTTTAAGGATAACAACAACAAAGAAATGTGAAATATGATTATTGTCCCGTCTATGTTCATCTGCATGACTGCATGCAACTGTGATTGAACCCAGCCACCCAGGTGAATTGGACACGGACCTTCGATTTTCCGTTTCTGCTTCAACCTTGGCAGGCCAGAACAACTGCTCGGCCCGATAGGAGGGCCTACTACAGCCCACAACCCAGGTCAGGCCCAATTTCCCCTTCCGTTGACGTTGCAAGATTTTTATGGCAGCCATCACGTCGTCACCGCGTCATGTCATCACCTACCACTGCGAGGAGAAAATTGCATAGTGCGAGCTAAGCGCAATTGGGCGAACGCCGCGAGCCGCCACCAAGCCAAACCAGagcactccgccgccgcgccatggctTCCCCGTCCCCGTCCTCCTCACCTCTCCACCCGCAGCATCAACACCAGCACCCGCTTCCCCCGCACCCGCAGCCCCAGTACCAATCCCCACCGCctccgatgccgccgccgccccccgcggCGCCACTCAAAGCTATCGATCTGGAGGTGACCGTCGTCTCGGGCAAGCACCTGAAGAACGTCAACTGGCGCCGCGGCGACCTCCGCGCCTACGTCGTCGCCTACCTCGACCcttcccgccgcgccgccacccgccccgacgacgtcggcggctgCAAGCCGGCATGGAACGAGCGCGTCGTCCTCCCTCTCCCGCCCCACCTCTCCCCGCACGATCCGTCGCTGCTCCTCTCCCTCGATGTCTTCCACTCCAAGCCCTCCGATTCGCCCAAGCCGCTCGTCGGCTCCGCCCGCTCCCCTCTCCGTGACCTCCTCTTCTCAaccaaccctaaccctagccccGATTCCCCCGCCTCCGCGCTGATCACCCTCCCGCTCCTCCGCCCCTCCGGCCGCCCACAGGGGAAGCTCCGCATCCGCCTCGCCCTTCGCGAGcgctccccgcctcctcccgaGCCGCAGTttccgcctccttcctcctccccctactATTTCCCaccccctccgcctcccgcatactcggccccgcctccgcctcaatACGGCTCGGAGCAGTACTACCGTTCCGGTGGGTACTACTctgcaccaccgccaccgcctcagTATGAGTACACCGCAGGGCCCTCTGCCCCGGTGGAATACAACAGGCAATATGATCCTAGAGCGGGGAGTGGGAGTGGAAATGGGAGGTATGGAGTAGGCACTGGGATTGCAGTGGGAACGGTGACGGGGGCCCTTGGAGGGCTTGCAATTGATGAAGGTGTGAAATACAAAGAGAAGTCGGCAGATCGGGTTGAAGATAAGGTAGTGCCTGCTGGAAGAGACGACGACTCAAGGGGGTACCGTGAGTATTGATTATAGGAGTTCATGTGGGTGAGGATGCACTGTGAGTTGGTCCTTCTCCATCCCTGCCAATGTGGGAATAAAATTGCCGTGTGGTATTATGCTTCGCTCTCTTGTATATATTTTCTTCAGTGTTGTGAATTATCATGTTACTTATGCTTATGGCTTGCGTCTTATGACAAATTTGGTGTGTGTTATGAATGTTCTATTATCATATTTAAAACTGTACATGTAACTTAATGTCTTGTTCTATAGTTTATCTTTCCTGTATCTGGTGTTTGGCATTTCTGTAGACTCCTCCAGACCTTTGTATATCCAAGTGAAAGATATAATATGTGGGATAGCAATGATAATTAGGTCACACAAAGTCTTTGCATATCCAAGTGAAGTATGCCAACTTCAGTATTATGTTCATTCCTCAATGTGTAGTTAGGCTGCTCACTTATGTGGTAAGCAAGCTTCTTGCGTTAGGCAATTGTGTACTTGACTAAACCAAAAGCTAGATAAATTATGTTTCTGTGATTGTtaccatgtactccctccgttttttaatagatgacgccgttgactttttctcacatgtttgaccattcgtcttattcaaaaaattttatgtaaatgtataagatataaatcacacttaaaatactatgagtgataaaacaactcataacaaaataaattacaattacgtaaattttttaaataagatgaatggtcaaacatgtgagaaaaagtcaacggcgtcatctattaaaaaatggaggtagtataaattttgtatacatGCTTTCCGTTATGGTGCACTAATTGATAGCTGTTACTCTCTCCTAGTCTCCTGAGCTTAGTACTTGGTACCTTAAAAGAAAGGATATGTATTAAGTTGGCATACTTCATTTCAGATCACAGTTTAGTGACATAGATCAATAGTTGGCACTGAGGGGGACATTGGTCAAAACAGGTAGGTTGAAATTACTTGGATTTCTTTCAGATCAAAATTTATCATATTAAGCAAAAATTTGTCATGTCCATTTGTTTCTTATGCCTCTGAAGGCAATTACAATGTATGCGTGCACTACTAGGCGATCTTTCTTACTGATTTCTATTACCCTTTCTCTTATCAAACTTTTCAAAATACTTTAATGAACTGAAACCCAAATTCCAAGTAAATATGCACTTATTAAGCTGCACAGACATTTGCTAGAACATCCAAaggtaatatactccctccgtcccaaaatattagAACCTAGGACCTAGTACAATATATCTGGACAAGATGGGACGTTTCCTAGTACAATACTGATATATTGTACTAGGAAATGTCCCATCCGGtcctag
Proteins encoded in this window:
- the LOC127757565 gene encoding leucine-rich repeat extensin-like protein 3; translated protein: MASPSPSSSPLHPQHQHQHPLPPHPQPQYQSPPPPMPPPPPAAPLKAIDLEVTVVSGKHLKNVNWRRGDLRAYVVAYLDPSRRAATRPDDVGGCKPAWNERVVLPLPPHLSPHDPSLLLSLDVFHSKPSDSPKPLVGSARSPLRDLLFSTNPNPSPDSPASALITLPLLRPSGRPQGKLRIRLALRERSPPPPEPQFPPPSSSPYYFPPPPPPAYSAPPPPQYGSEQYYRSGGYYSAPPPPPQYEYTAGPSAPVEYNRQYDPRAGSGSGNGRYGVGTGIAVGTVTGALGGLAIDEGVKYKEKSADRVEDKVVPAGRDDDSRGYREY